The genomic region CAACATTTTATGCGCAACGGAATCGAGTCATCTGCTCACGACCTTACGGTCAGTTCGTTCAGACGAGGCGATCAATTCCTCTTCATTTCATGCACTTCAGATGGGAAGATGCACACAGAAGGCGAGATCACAGGACTAAGTATCGAAGTCACTTCGCCAGATTGCCAGTTTTTTACGCTGTCCGAAAAGTGATTTCAATTGCTTGAGTTGTGTACATTGATGGTTCATAATTTAACCATCGCACAGCTCATGAACACCTTATTGCTCACAGGCGCCATCATCGCCAACATCCTTACCAACATCGGTTTTAAATATTCCGCACTCAACGAAGCCATTCCTGCCAAAAAATGGGGCTTTCTCGCCCTTGGGCTCGTCTTCGGCCTCATTAATTCCGTGCTCTTTACCGAATCGTTGCGCTTCGTTTCCTTGCAAGTGGCCAGCACGGTTTTCTTCTCGCTGACCATTGTGGGGCTTTATGGCGTTTCGGTGTTCTGGTTCGATGAGCCGATCACACTCCTCCGATTAGTAGGTGCGGGCGTGGTTACCGTTGGGGTGATTATGATGTCTATTTAGAACTTCACTTACTTTGAGAACCTAAACAGTCAGCCATGTCTCCAACCAAAAAACTCCTCCTCTTCGTCCTTCTTACCATCATCGGCTTCGCCCTTTACACTTTCATCTCCACTGGTTTTTTCAGAAGTGTGGAGAATGACTTCAATGGACAAACCGTGCTGGAAATTCCGATAAAAGGAGCAGAAGACATTACCATAAGCGCGGCAGACAGCTTTGCCATTGTTTCGGCCACAGCCCGTTTGGCCTTTCCGCCCAGCGAGCAGGAACATGGTGGTCTGTATTACATGGAATTGAAGAGCGGGAACTTCGTTCTTACCCACTTGACACCCGATTTTGGGAAGGATTTTGCACCTCATGGCATTTCCATGTTCAAGCGCGATAGCGTCTATACCATTGCGGTTGTCAACCACATGATGGACGAACATTCCATCGAGATCTTTACGCTTGTCGGCAAGAAACTGACGCACATCCGCACCGAAAAATCAACCAAATTGGTGAGTCCCAACGATGTTGTGCTGCTGGATGAAAACCGTTTTTACGTAACCAACGACCACGGCAATGCCCACGGCTTTGGCCGTTTGCTGGAAGATTATGGCAATTGGGCAGCATCAAACGTGCTCTATTTTGACGGGCAGCAATTTACCGAAGCTGCCGAGGGCATTTCCTTTGCCAACGGCATCAACTTCGACCCCAAGCGCAACTTGGTGTTTGTGGCTTCGCCCCGAAGGTTCCTGATCAAGGTTTATGCGAAGGCCGATGACAATTCGCTCTCTTTCGTAGAAGACATTCCGTGTGGAACGGGTGTAGATAATATTGAATTCGACAACGAAGGAAATCTCTGGGTTGGTTGCCATCCCAACCTCTTGCGTTTTACGGCTTACGCCACAGGCAAAAAGGAAACTTCGCCATCCGAAGTATTGAAGATCGCGTATCGAGGCAAAGGCGATTACACGGTAGAAAGCATGTATACTAATGATGGTTCGCAGGTATCGGCCACTTCGGTAGCTGCACCATTTGGCAATCTGCTTTTTGTGGGAAATGTGAAAGATGACGAGATGCTGATTCTGAAGCGAGACAACTAAGCCTTCCTGATGTCTATCAAGGCTGTTTTTCCTAGAATTTTACTCTTTGCTTTGGTAGGAGCAGTGGTGGCCACGCTTTGCGATGCCAACCATGTTTTTACCGAAACGCTCAGTTATCCGAAGCCCTTTTTGTTCGGACAAGCATGGTTTGTGTTTCCCGGGTTTGTGGTCGCATTCTCCTTTATGGGATTGAATTACATCTATGCACCCTTCTTTTTCCCCAAAGCTGCCACCAGCACCCAAAGCACCAGTGCAGGAAGCCTTCCGGTCTTTGCCGATAGCCTCATTCTTTTTATGATGGTTTACCTCATGAGCGGATTCGGAAATGATGAACCCGTAATGCTTTCTATCATCTTTTATGCAAGTTTTCTGCTGCGGTGGCTCTTCACCTACGAACGCTTTTTCATCCTGCTTTTTGCCATTCTTTTGGGAATTGGCGGCATGGTGGTGGAAGGAGCAATGACACAGATTGATCTGGTGCATTATCGCCAACCGGAGATTTTTGGCGTTCCGTTTTGGCTCGGTGGCGTGTACATGCACGGAGCCTTGGCCCTCAGAGAAGGAATGCGCTATTTCGTTTATTCTAAAGGATAATTTTCATGAAAGACATCAGCCTTTACATCATGGCCGGATTTTACATCTACGCTGGGGTCAATCACTTCCGAATGCCCAAATTCTACCTGCACATGATGCCGCCATTTATTCCGTGGCACGAAATGGTGAATAAATTGAGCGGTGCGATTGAGATCTTTCTCGGACTGCTGTTGTTCTGCCCTGCCTATTCTACCTACGCAGCATGGGGAATCATTGCTTTGCTGATTGCTGTTTTCCCTGCCAACATCTACCATCTTACCTCGGCCAAACCGAATGGTAAATTTCCCATTTGGGGATTGTGGTTAAGGCTGCCTTTTCAAGCGGTATTTATCGCATGGGCGTGGTGGCATACGTTTTAACTTCGCATTGCCGAACTTAAAAAATGCTGACTGACAAGCCACTTGTAGATAAGAACTATCTGCTACAGAAATTCTCTGGGAAGGGCGGCTGGACCTATGCTGCCATTCCGGAAGTGCCAAAGAACCCACACACGCCTTTTGGTTGGGTTCGGGTACGAGGTAGTATTGACGGCTTTCGATTGGAAAAATGTAAACTCCAGCCAATGGGCAACGGTCAGTTGTTTTTGCCAGTTAACGCTACCATTCGCAAGAAAATAGGAAAGGAAGCCGGTGATACGGTGCATATCATCCTTTTTGAGGAAGAAATATCGGAACAGATTCGTCTGGAATTGCGATTGTGTTTAGAGAATGAGCCAGAGGAAATACGAGACACTTTCTACCATTTGAGCGATTTCCTGCAGGACAATTACTTAGGTTGGTTGCAGGATGCTAAAACCGAAGAGGAAAAAGCCAATCGGATTCTTAAACTGATTGAGGAATTGGCCACCTATTGATCAGAATATTCGATCTTGTAGTTGATCGGGCCGTTTTTCTTAAGCATTGCTGCAACACCGCAGTACTTTTCGAACGAAAGCGAGATGGCTTTTTCAACTTTTTCATGATCCAGGTCGTTTCCTCCAACTATGTAGATCAACGTGATATCAGAAAAAACCTTGGGATGCTCTTCCGTTAATTGCGTCTCTGCTTTCATCTCAAAATGTGTGAAATCCACGCGCATTTTTCGAAACAACGAAACAACATCCATTCCTGTACAACCGGTTAGTCCGGCAAGCACCAATTCCTTGGGGCTTGGTCCAGAATCATCTCCCATTTCAGGGGTTGTATCCATTCGCACCGTATGATTCCCTAGATGGCTATCAAATGCCATCTTATCCTTCCAAACTGTGTTCACTTTATATTCCATGTCGTTTTGTTTTGATTATTCCGTTCTCATACAATTCTATGGCATCCGTTAGCACAGAATGTATAACTGCAATTGGCAGATCATCATTCGGATTGACTCTCAGAATCTTCATTCGCTTTCTATCTCCTGTTTCCAACTGCGGATGGTCAAGGTGTTTTCCTTCCACCATCAGAAAATAGGGTTCATTCAGTTTCTTGTCTTTCCACAGATAGCAAAACACTTTGCCGCCATACGTGAAGCAAGGTGAGCCATATTTCAGTGTTTCTTCTATCCTCTTGTCAACTTTCAATATGATGTTTCTCATCGCTAGAAAGCAAGATCGATTCGGTTCTGGTTGAGACAAATAAAACTGCTGAAGTTTTTCCATTAGCTAGAACGCGCCTTTCTTCTCAAGGAAGTACTCCCACATCTGAAGAAACTTCTCCGAAGAACGTTTAATCGGTTCAAGGTCAACGCCTTCTTTCTCCAGCAGGCGCCAATGCGATTCCAGCAATCCGGGATGCGCCAAGCCTTGCAGTTCGATGGCTTCGTAGGTACTGTCAGGGTTTGCTTGATAGCAACCTTCTTCTCCGTATCGTGGATGATGATGATTGAGCCATCCGTTAAAATCAGTCTGAAATCCGATGGAAAGATTCGCGACTTCTTCCTCCGAAAGATGCTGTTCCAAAAATGCTTTCACTTCCAAGTAAGTGAACTTATAACTGTCAATTGAGCCATCACAATACCTTTCTAAGGCATCAATCTTGGCCTGATAATCCGCTCTCGACTTATACGGTCTGCAACTCTCGCCACTCACAGGCAGCGAAATAAAACCATTGTTGGCGTACACTTTAAGCACATCTTCTTCCTCCATTCCGCGTGGCTGGTTCTGAATGGGTTTGAACATATCATGTGTTACCAAAGGCGGAATGTGCTTTTCTTCCATCAGCGCCAACGCGTCTTTCCGCGTGTTGTCGCTCATGTGGGTAATGTCGGTCATGATGCCTGCATTGGCCAGCCACAGAATGGCATTCCTGCCTTTCTCGGTCAGTCTTCGGTTCTTCTCCTTTTTAAACAGACTTGAGAGGTTCAGAAATTTCAGTGCAAACACAGGCTGATTGGCTGCTGCGCCATACTTGCTGTCTACCAAATGCACCAAGGTGATGAATGCCACGCCCTGTTCAGCCCAAAAATTGGCGTCTTCCTGCGAATTGATCAAGCGTTTTCCGCCTTCAATGGAATGAATGATGATGGTTTTGTCTGTTGCATGAACAAGCTCGCGAGCTTCCTTTGGCGTGCGTGCCACCGCGAAATCTTCCGAATTGGCTGCCACAAAATCATTCACATACTTGATCTGCTTCATGATCACCTTACGGCCGCGCTTAGCAGAAGCGATATTCTCTTGGGTCAACGCCCCAACGCAAAGAATGCGCGCGCCTTTATTCTTGCGCAAGTAGTTGGCATAATTCACATTGGTGAACTGGTGTTTCCAACTCAGGTCAGGCGGATTTGCTTCATCAAATATTTCCAATCCATCCCCAAAAAAGGAATACGGAACGTGCATGCACGGATGAATCTGCAGATCGATGTATTCGTGGATTTCCTGCGCTTTCGCGGAGAAAAAGAGAAACGGGAAAAGGAAAAATTTAAGCCAGCGCATTGCAGAACAATACTAAGGTTTTAATAAATGCGCATAATTGCTTACCAGTCGAAAGAAAAAGGGCGCCCCTTTCGGAAACGCCCCCATCAACCAACCTATCCCACTTCTTCCCTACATACCAAACCCGTAATAGGCGGTCAATCCGTTGGGGTACACTCCCTCAATTAATACCCCACCGTCTTTCTTGCTCAATGCACTCATCACATCTGTTGATGATTGCACTGGTTTTCTATCCACTCTTGTAATGATGAATCCTTCCTTAATGCCTGCTCCTTTCAGTTTCCCGCTGCTGAGGTTCCGCACTTGCAATCCGCTACGAAGACCGAGTTTGGTCAATTGCTCTGAATTGAGCGGTTGTAGATCGGCTCCAAGCTGAACCATCAGGTCAGCTTCTTTAGAGATCAATTCTGTATCGCCATTTCTGTTGCGAAGCTCCACATCGAATTTGCGCAGTTCATCATCCCTCAGCACCGTGATCTGGGCCACATCGCCAGGACGATATTCCCCGATTTTCTCCTGAAGTTCAGGCACATTCTTCACTTTCACTCCATTCACGGCCACAATAATGTCCCCTTCCCTGATTCCAGCATCATGAGCCGCGCCATCTTTAGATAATCCGTTGACGTAAGCGCCTTCTGACACACTTAGACCTTTTTCAGACGCTAGTTTTCCATTCAGATCACGGATACTTACGCCAATGAAGGCCCGTTGCACCGTTCCGAATTCGAGAATATCATCCACCACTTTTCGGGCAATATTTACAGGTACTGCGAACGAATAACCAGCATAACTACCAGTTGTTGATGCAATAGCTGTGTTGATTCCAATGAGCTCTCCACGTGTGTTGACCAAGGCTCCACCACTGTTACCTGGATTGACGGCTGCATCGGTCTGAATGAAGCTTTCTATGGCTAATTCTTCTCTAAGAATATTGATGTTTCTGCCTTTGGCACTAACAATTCCAGCTGTAACGGTTGAGTTCAAATTGAAGGGATTTCCAACTGCCAATACCCACTCGCCCACTTGCACGTTTTCCGAATTGCCGTACGGAATGTAAGCCAAACCTTCCTCATCGATTTTAAGCAATGCAAGGTCGGTGTTTGGGTCAGTGCCAAGCACTTCTGCCCTGTAGCTTCGCTGGTCGTCAAGCACAACCTCCACCTCATCGGCATTGTTCACCACGTGGTTATTCGTCAAAATGTATCCATCGCCCGAAATGATCACACCTGAACCACTACCCTGCTGCGCTTCAGGCTGCATTCCGCGGTCGAAAAAGAACTGGTAAAATGGGTTGGCGCTGGAAACTCCACTTCTGACCACTTTTGTTTTGATGTGCACCACCGAATGAATGGAATTGTTGGCCGCTTCCACAAAATTGACACTGCCTTCTGGTGCCTCCATCGGGTAGCTGACCCGCTGAACCGGAGCCGTGTAAACCTGCTCAACGATTGTTCCGTTCTTCTTTTCTAAATACGTGTAGGTTCCTACCGAAACAATTGCTCCTGTAAGGGCCGCCACTATCACTCCTGTTACGTTTTTCATTGCTGCTTCGATTTTGATTTAACTTTGGATTTCTATTTCCCGTTGCCGAGAGGTTTCAAAATTAACGCCACCAAAATCTGATCGTTGTATCCAGTTTTCTAAAAAATGTTAATCCCATTTAGCAAATACCACGGCACAGGCAACGACTTTGTGATGATAGACAATCGCGAACTCGGCCTAGAACTTTCACAAACTCAAATTGCGCAACTCTGCAATCGAAGATTCGGAATTGGTGCCGATGGCCTCATTCTACTTGAAGTTGAAGAACGGATAGTGCGCATGGTTTATTTCAACTCTGATGGCGCGCCAAGCAGCATGTGTGGAAATGGAGGCCGTTGCTTCGTGGATTTTGCCCAGAATCTGAATGTGCTTCGCGACAGCGGCTCTTTCATGGCAGTTGATGGTTTGCATGATTTCAAAATGGAGCATGAGCTCGTCAGTTTGAAAATGGGTGATGTTTCTTCAATTGAAGCAATCGGTGATGCGGTTTATCTTGACACCGGATCTCCGCATTACGTAACCATGGTTGATGAAGTGCTTGACATTGATCTGATTTCTGATGCACGAAAAGTGCGCTACAATGATCGCTTCGCGGAGAAAGGCACCAACGTCAATTTTGTGGAAATGATGGATGGAACGGCCCACATCCGAACTTACGAGCGTGGCGTAGAAGACGAAACGCTTTCGTGCGGAACTGGAGCCACAGCTTGTGCCATTGCTATGCATCATTTGGGCAACGTGTCTGAAACAGATGTTCCGATAAAAGTGTTGGGCGGAAAACTGAGCATTTCCTTCAAGCTGCAGGCCAATGGTTCGTACACCGACATTTGGCTTACTGGCCCAAGCAAGCACGTTTTTGACGGAACAATCGAATTGCACGCATGATACGTGTTGCTACATCGCGGGCGGGTCATCTTGAGTGGTTCCGATGTCAATCGGAATTGTATCGAAAGGTGTGCGCGGGGTTCTCGATACGATCTTCGTCCCTCAGATCACTCGAACTGACCAGTGCTTAAATGAAATACGAACTTTTAAAAGGTGAAAAAGTGACCTTGCGCGAAATGCGCGATGACGACCTTGAGCTCATATACGATTGGGAAAACCGTTCGGAATTATGGTATTTGGGCGATGTGCACGAACCGCTGACCGAAGCTGAAATCTCCAATTTCATCAATCATTCCTCAGGAGATATTTATACAGACGGTCAGCTGCGATTGATGATTGACGCTGATAATCGAACTGTAGGTTGCATCGATCTATTCGAGTTCGATAAATTCAACCTTCGAGCTGGCGTGGGCATTCTTATTGCAGAACCTGAAGACCGAAAAAAAGGCAGCGCAAAAGAAGCGCTCGATCTTATAACGAATTACTGCTTTGATGTGCTGAATCTGAGGCAATTGTACTGCCACATAACCATTGACAACAAGGCAAGTTTGCAGTTATTCATAACGTGTGGATTTGAACAATCGGGCACCAATCGCGATTGGGTAAAAAAGGGAAATGCATTTATTGACGCAATGTTTATGCAGAAGCTAAATGGCTAAGAAAAAGAGTTCTAAAAAAAGCGGTTCTTGGAAAAAACCTCTTGCCATCGTTGTGGTTATTCTGATGTGTCTTGGAGGTGCTTCAGCGTGGGAAATGTATTCCATCATTTATGGCTCTAATGTGGGTCTTAGCACGGATAAGGTGTATTTCTACATTCCCACTGGCTCAAAGTTTCAGGATGTTTCAAACGCGTTGGTCGAGCAGGGATTCATAGAAAGCCAAGCCACATTTGATTGGGTCTCAGAACAGAAAAAATACAAGCTCAACGTGAGAGCAGGTTGTTATCGACTAAAGAATGGAATGAGCAATAACGAACTGGTCAATATGTTGCGAGCAGGATTGCAAGAACCTGTGATGGTCACATTCAATAATGTGCGTTTTAAGGAAGATCTGGCCGGAAAGGTGGGTAAGTTCATTGAAGCCGACAGCACGCAGATCATCAACCTACTGAATAGCAATTCGTTCGTTTCCAAGTACGGTTTCAACACCACCACTTTCCTCACTATTTTCCTTCCAAACACCTACGAATTCTGGTGGAACACTTCCGCAGAGCAATTTCTAGAACGAATGACTTCCGAGTACAAGAAATTCTGGACAGCTGAACGGAAACAAAAAGCGAAAAACCTCGGATTGAGTCAATCTGAAGTGAGCATTTTGGCTTCGATCGTTCAAAAAGAAACCAACAAGAACGATGAGAAACCGACCGTTGCAGGCGTTTATCTCAACCGTTTGAGAAAAGGCATGTTGCTTCAGGCCGACCCGACTCTCGTTTACGCAAACCGCGATTTTGAAGCAAGACGTGTACTCAATAGCCACAAAGCGATTGACTCGCCTTACAACACCTACAAATACAAAGGGTTACCGCCCGGCCCGATTTGCCTACCGAGTATTGAAAGCATTGATGCGGTGCTCAACGCCAAATCGCACAGCTATCTTTATTTCTGCGCCAAGGCAGATAATTCCGGTTACCATTCGTTTGCCACAACCTACTCTCAGCATCTTCAGAATGCACGCGAGTTTCAGCGCGAACTGAACAGAAGAAAGGTTTACAGGTAGATTCTATCTTCGCCCAAAATCAAACACAATGGCACTCCCAATTAAATTCGGAACGGACGGTTGGCGCGCAATGATCGCCAAGGAATTCACGGTAGAAAACGTGGCACGCGTAGCGCAAGGAACGGCCACTTGGGTTATTTCGCAAAGCTTGCCAAAGGTGGCCGTTGTAGGACACGATTGCCGTTTTGGCGGACCGCTTTTTGCCGAAACCACGGCTAAGGTTTTCCTTCAGAATGGATTTGAGGTTCATGTGGCTGAAGGTCCCGTAACCACTCCAATGGTTTCGTTGGGAGCCAAAGAATTGAAAACGGGAATTGGAGTTATCATAACTGCAAGTCACAACCCGCCTGCCGATAACGGCTACAAATTGAAGGGAAACCATGGTGGACCGCTGCTAGAAGCTGACGTGAAAGCTGTGGAGAAACTTATTCCTGACAGCATAGATTTCGAATTGGATGCCATCGATTTGGACAGTTATCGTGAAAGCGGTAAACTGAAAACGGCTGAACTGGAGGATATGTACGTTCAGAAGGTTGAAGCCAATTTTGATCTGGATGCCATCCGCAATTCAAAGATGGAATTCGCCTATGATGCAATGTACGGTTCAGGGCAATTTGTGATGCGGAGATTATTTCCAGACATCACGTTACTGCACTGCGAGCACAATCCGTTGTTCGATGGCATTTCGCCAGAACCGATTTTGAAAAACCTGGGTGAGTTTGCCGATGTGATCAAAGTTTCGGGCGACATCGATTGCGGTCTGGCAACTGATGGCGATGCTGACCGAATTGCACTTTTTGATGGCGAAGGGAATTACGTGGATAGTCACCACATTCTGCTACTTCTCATTCATTATCTGCATAAAGTGAAAGGTTGGAATGGAAAGGTCGGAACGGGTTTTTCATCCACCGTAAAGATCAATCAGCTTTGCGAGAAGTACGGATTGGAATTGGAAGTGGTGAAGATCGGTTTCAAGCATTTGTGCGGAATCATGATCAAGGAAGATGTGCTTGTTGGCGGTGAAGAAAGTGGCGGCATTGCTGTAAAAGGTCATATTCCTGAACGAGATGGCATTTGGAACGGACTGATTCTTTGGGAATTCATGGCGAAGTCTGGAAAAAGCCTTCGTCAGCTTATTCAAGAAATCGATGATCTTGTCGGTGAATTCGCCTTTGAGCGTAACGATCTGCGCATAGCACAATCGCTGAAAGAAGAAATTGTAGCCAATTGCGAAGCGGGCAGATACGACCATTTCGGACCTTACAAAGTTCAGCGGATTGACGACATGGATGGTTGGAAATATTGGCTCAGCGATTCAGAATGGGTAATGATCCGCCCGTCTGGAACCGAACCTGTGCTGAGAACTTATGCCGAAGCGAAAACGAGAGAAGATGCCTTAGCTATTCTTGAGGCTTGCCGTGTTCAGATCGGGGCGTGAGAATGCTTTTCAAAATTCCTGATGCTCGTACTCTGATCAAGTCCGAACCTTTTGCTTCCACAATAGTCCAATCGACTCTTCCAAGTGCTGAACTTTCCGCATAGGTTTTGTCAGTGAGAACCATCGGAACATCTGTTTGAGCAGCAAGCGCTTTCTGAACATCTTCTGAGTAAATAACGATATGGGTAAGTCTCTTTTTAAGTGCGCTGAATTCTTCAGTCAGATCGAGTGTATCCAACATTGCTACTGATACCTTCGGCCCAACCACCAGAACCTCCACTAGATTCTTAGAGTCTGTAAGACCTGTAACGTATTCTGCCAGCTCCGTGTCCGATGGGGCTTGCTCGTGCTTAGCTGGATTTCCGCTCGTTTGAGGCACTTCTCGTCCACTGGTTTCAACAAACGCAACAGTATCACCTTTAAGTTCTATCCAAGTAAGGAAGTCTTGGTCTCGCCAAGAGCGGGTGAAAAACTCAGAATGGCTTTTTGCTAAAACCACCTTTTTCTTCGCTTTCTCTTCAACCGCCTTTTTTGTTTCTTCCGAGAAAACAATGAAAACGTCTGTTTTCTTAGTGTATTTGTTCCAAGCGCTTAGCCTACTGGAAGTACCATCGAAATGCTTTCGAATATCATCCCCAACAAATAGAACTCGGACATTTTCTGCTTCGCTCCCTATTGTACTCCTTAGCTCTTTAACGTTGATGCTGTTGTTCGGAGCTTGCGCTTGTGAGTTTAACGAAAGAGCCGAAACAAGAATTATTACACTCCAGATGTGATTCATGGTAAATGGCTTTGAGTTGGTGATTCCAAACCTAAATCATATGTATCGTTATGGAAATAGCCAAAAATGGTCAATTTAATCGTTGTTTAAAGCTCCTTCCAAGACAAATGAAACAAGAGAACAACTGGCCATAAGGATCACGAACTCAACTAAGCCAACTCAATATTTCGATCACAGTAATACCAAAATTTACGAAAATTCAAACCAATAACCGGCTCAAAACCACATCGCTGCCAAATAAATGCACGGCATACAATAAGAAACAAGCGGACCTAATCATTATCGCACCTTGTGTTCACCAAGGGCAGTAAGAATATCAGATCTATTTTCGGTTGTTAGAAAGCCACTGAAATGGTTTTCTTTTATTGCCAAAAAAGTATAGCCATCAGATAGCTCATAACTAGCGTCAAAATAATTCCCGTATTCTTCTGAGATAACGACCGTACCTTTGAAAAGCTTTTCGACCTTTTTCTTGATTTTTTTGGAAAAAACGGCCACCACATCCACTTTACCTGTCAATTCGCTACAAAAATCTTCCAAAAATCCACCTTTCAAATCGTTTGCAACAACTTTGTCGTTAATAAACAGTAATCGCACGTCAGCATCATTACCTACTAGCTGGTGGATTGTGTTCAAATCAATCGAATTATCTTTTACGCTATTCTGAGCGAAAAGCATACTCACAGTTAAGATTGAAGAGAATGTCATAAAAATTATTTTTTTCATAGCGATTAGATTGTAGTTTACACATTCAAACTTACGGACTTCTTTTCGTTTATGGAATAGTTAAAAATAGCCCATCCAATTATGTAAGCAATCAGGTCAAAGATATCGGAAGTTACAAGTAAGCAACCTTTTGGAAGATACCATTCGAAATAAACCGAATAAACTACTAGCACCGGCAAGGTGTGCGAATGAGTCAAACGATAATTCGGCCAGAAATAGCGGTACACGGCCAAACCCAAGGTGAGCACAATGGGCAAGCAAAGCAGATCATCTAAATAGCTGTGAATAACAGGAAGGAAAATCCCAAAGCCTTTTTCCAAGGTCTGATTGATTGCGGCAAGCAAGACAGCCAAAAGAAAAATCGGATTTGAAAGCGTTCGTTTCATCCTGGTGTTGTTGCTACCATCCAAAGAAAAAACCACGTAATAGCTGCGAATATGATGTGAACGACCCAAGCGGCCCTTCGAACAATTCGCATCATAAAACCATCATCTTCTCTAATTCTGAGATAGTCATTTGCAAAAGCCTCATCTGCATGCCGTTCGCGCTCTATTTTCTCATCAAGAGAACGCTGATCCAATAGCTCGTTGCAATTGCTGCAGCGGTCCGTAGGCTGTTTGTTCCATTCGGTCCAAACTCCGCAATGCGGACATTTTTTTTCAGTCTTCATTGAAAACAATTTGTTAAAAATAGCTGCCAAGATGCAGTCTTGCGAACAATTGACACATATTTGTGTTTCTGCAATTCTGTCAACCATTTAACGTTTTATGAGATTATTTATCACAGCAGTAATGCTGATTATCAGCATTGGAGTAAATGCCCAAACAGGCATCGTTAGTGGTAGAATTGCGGACGCAAAAAACAACGAACCGATTCCGTTCGCCAACGTTGTCATTCAAGGGACAACCATCGGTGC from Flavobacteriales bacterium harbors:
- the mltG gene encoding endolytic transglycosylase MltG; its protein translation is MAKKKSSKKSGSWKKPLAIVVVILMCLGGASAWEMYSIIYGSNVGLSTDKVYFYIPTGSKFQDVSNALVEQGFIESQATFDWVSEQKKYKLNVRAGCYRLKNGMSNNELVNMLRAGLQEPVMVTFNNVRFKEDLAGKVGKFIEADSTQIINLLNSNSFVSKYGFNTTTFLTIFLPNTYEFWWNTSAEQFLERMTSEYKKFWTAERKQKAKNLGLSQSEVSILASIVQKETNKNDEKPTVAGVYLNRLRKGMLLQADPTLVYANRDFEARRVLNSHKAIDSPYNTYKYKGLPPGPICLPSIESIDAVLNAKSHSYLYFCAKADNSGYHSFATTYSQHLQNAREFQRELNRRKVYR
- a CDS encoding phosphoglucomutase/phosphomannomutase family protein — encoded protein: MALPIKFGTDGWRAMIAKEFTVENVARVAQGTATWVISQSLPKVAVVGHDCRFGGPLFAETTAKVFLQNGFEVHVAEGPVTTPMVSLGAKELKTGIGVIITASHNPPADNGYKLKGNHGGPLLEADVKAVEKLIPDSIDFELDAIDLDSYRESGKLKTAELEDMYVQKVEANFDLDAIRNSKMEFAYDAMYGSGQFVMRRLFPDITLLHCEHNPLFDGISPEPILKNLGEFADVIKVSGDIDCGLATDGDADRIALFDGEGNYVDSHHILLLLIHYLHKVKGWNGKVGTGFSSTVKINQLCEKYGLELEVVKIGFKHLCGIMIKEDVLVGGEESGGIAVKGHIPERDGIWNGLILWEFMAKSGKSLRQLIQEIDDLVGEFAFERNDLRIAQSLKEEIVANCEAGRYDHFGPYKVQRIDDMDGWKYWLSDSEWVMIRPSGTEPVLRTYAEAKTREDALAILEACRVQIGA